Genomic DNA from bacterium:
TGCATCAAGTTGTGCCAGGGCAAGTGGGGCGTCTCCAGTTATTATTCCTCTTGCGAAACTACCAACAGTTACACTCTTTGGAGCTCCTGTAATTTGTTCAACTTCAGCAAGACTGATTTCTTTTTTATCATCCCCTGCAAGAGAAAGAACTTTTTGCAAAACACTCAATGTGTCTCTAAATGATCCATCGCCAAGAAGAGCCAAGAGACTACCTACTTCATCGTCAATTGTAATTCCCTCTTTCTTTGCAATATCAATCGATATTTTTTTTAGAACTTCTACATTTGGTTTCTTGAATTGAAAAGTCTGACATCGTGAAATAACGGTTTCTGGCAACTTATGCATTTCTGTTGTTGCGAGAATAAATATTACATGTTTTGGGGGCTCTTCTAGAGTTTTCAGGAATGCATTAAAGGCCGATTTTGAAAGCATATGTACCTCGTCCAAAATATAAACTTTGTAAGCTGAATCAAAAGGCATTGTATGCACTGATTCATTTAATGTTCTTATATCATCAACACTAGTGTTTGATGCGGCATCAATTTCATATAGA
This window encodes:
- the dnaX gene encoding DNA polymerase III subunit gamma/tau, translated to MSSKTTQQTTTSQTHHSSLYRIYRPANFSEVIGQEHIVSVLQDSIKSGKVAHAYLFCGGRGTGKTSVARIFARELGTTDKDLYEIDAASNTSVDDIRTLNESVHTMPFDSAYKVYILDEVHMLSKSAFNAFLKTLEEPPKHVIFILATTEMHKLPETVISRCQTFQFKKPNVEVLKKISIDIAKKEGITIDDEVGSLLALLGDGSFRDTLSVLQKVLSLAGDDKKEISLAEVEQITGAPKSVTVGSFARGIITGDAPLALAQLDAVRENGGDVKLFTELVLESVRKTLLMSMSSGSVRAPGEPIAFDQEKGSATDAERLAMKSPKKISLILERLLIAHGRLGKSAIPTLPLEMVVAECLE